A genomic stretch from Photobacterium atrarenae includes:
- a CDS encoding ABC transporter permease subunit, producing the protein MLAYFSRRLLLIIPTFIGVTLLVFALTRFVPGGPVERMIAQMQSQSMESGGGNQQGSQTLSEEQIAELNAFYGLDKPMFEAYTEWLGKLITLDLGESTRYYEPVWDMIKERLPVSLFYGLLTFLISYLVSIPLGILKAMKHGSRFDHVSSVMVFIGYALPNYVVGVFLLSFFAFHLDWFPMGDFVSDDFDDLLWPDKIADLFAHAALPLLCYIIGDFAILTMTMKNNLLENLAADYVKTAIAKGLPFRQAVRKHALRNSLIPIASHLGNVVSVFVAGSFLIEVVFNIDGIGLLGYESIIERDYPVVMGILAMSSLLLMLGNILSDLCVALVDPRVKFGS; encoded by the coding sequence TTGCTCGCTTATTTTAGCCGACGATTACTACTGATCATTCCCACCTTTATTGGTGTCACCTTGCTGGTCTTCGCCCTGACCCGGTTTGTACCCGGCGGTCCGGTGGAGCGAATGATTGCCCAGATGCAATCCCAATCCATGGAAAGCGGCGGCGGAAACCAACAGGGATCACAAACGCTGTCTGAGGAGCAGATTGCCGAACTGAACGCCTTCTACGGGTTGGACAAACCGATGTTTGAAGCCTATACCGAATGGCTGGGCAAGCTGATCACCCTGGATCTGGGAGAATCCACCCGCTATTACGAGCCGGTGTGGGACATGATCAAAGAACGCCTGCCCGTCTCCCTCTTCTACGGCCTGCTGACGTTCCTGATCAGCTACCTGGTGTCGATTCCGCTCGGGATCCTCAAAGCCATGAAACACGGCTCCCGGTTCGACCATGTCAGCTCGGTGATGGTGTTTATCGGCTACGCCCTGCCCAATTACGTGGTCGGGGTCTTTCTGCTCTCATTCTTTGCTTTCCATCTCGACTGGTTCCCGATGGGTGATTTCGTCAGCGATGATTTTGACGACCTGTTGTGGCCGGATAAAATTGCCGACCTGTTTGCGCATGCTGCCCTGCCCCTGCTGTGCTACATCATCGGCGATTTCGCCATTCTCACCATGACGATGAAAAACAACCTGCTGGAAAACCTGGCGGCAGATTATGTCAAAACCGCCATAGCCAAGGGGCTCCCCTTCCGGCAGGCCGTCCGCAAACACGCCCTGCGCAACAGCCTGATCCCGATTGCCAGCCATCTGGGGAACGTGGTTTCAGTCTTTGTCGCCGGCTCGTTTCTGATTGAGGTGGTATTCAATATCGACGGCATCGGCCTACTGGGGTACGAATCGATCATCGAGCGGGACTACCCGGTAGTGATGGGGATCCTGGCGATGTCGTCCCTGCTGCTGATGCTGGGCAACATCCTCTCGGATCTGTGTGTTGCCCTGGTCGATCCACGGGTTAAATTCGGGAGTTAA
- a CDS encoding ABC transporter permease, producing MMALNPLTLKKINRFRSIKRSYYSFVLLAALILLSCVAELLVNSRALVVSYQGELYFPTYSAVNTGETFGLNYGYEANYRDLKQHFATEGKGNWVLMPVIPWNPYEQDFDGTSYPPNPPSLDRQHYLGTDESGRDVLARLIYGFRIAIWFALLTLTLCYTIGVLVGSLMGYLGGKFDLVMQRVIEVWSMVPFLYVIMIMVSIIQPSFFLFVLINVMFGWISITWYMRTMTYKEKAREYVLAARAQGASLWRVIVKHILPNTMVMVITLAPFGIVANITTLTALDYLGLGLMPPTPSWGDLLQQGKSNLNAYWIIGSVVFAIVSVLTMVTFIGEGIREAFDPKKYTRYV from the coding sequence ATGATGGCACTCAATCCACTGACCCTAAAGAAAATCAACCGCTTCCGCTCGATCAAACGAAGCTACTATTCTTTTGTCCTCCTGGCGGCCCTGATCCTGCTCTCCTGTGTCGCTGAGCTGCTGGTCAACAGCCGGGCCCTGGTTGTCTCCTACCAAGGCGAGCTGTACTTCCCGACTTACTCAGCAGTAAACACCGGGGAGACCTTCGGCCTGAACTACGGCTACGAGGCCAATTATCGCGACCTGAAACAACACTTTGCCACCGAAGGAAAAGGCAACTGGGTGTTGATGCCGGTGATTCCCTGGAATCCTTACGAGCAGGACTTCGACGGGACAAGCTATCCGCCGAACCCGCCGTCGCTGGACCGCCAGCATTATCTGGGCACCGATGAATCCGGACGCGATGTCCTGGCACGCCTGATCTACGGTTTCCGGATTGCCATCTGGTTCGCCTTATTGACCCTGACCCTGTGCTACACCATTGGTGTGTTGGTGGGCTCGCTGATGGGATACCTCGGCGGCAAGTTCGACCTGGTGATGCAACGGGTGATCGAGGTGTGGTCGATGGTGCCGTTTCTCTACGTCATCATGATCATGGTCTCCATTATCCAGCCCAGTTTCTTCCTGTTTGTCCTGATCAATGTGATGTTCGGCTGGATCAGTATCACCTGGTACATGAGAACCATGACCTATAAAGAAAAAGCCCGGGAATATGTCCTGGCTGCCCGGGCGCAGGGGGCCAGCCTGTGGCGGGTGATCGTCAAACATATTCTGCCCAACACCATGGTCATGGTGATCACCCTGGCACCGTTCGGCATTGTTGCCAATATCACGACGCTGACGGCACTGGACTATCTCGGGCTGGGCCTGATGCCGCCGACCCCGAGCTGGGGCGATCTGCTGCAACAGGGGAAATCAAACCTCAATGCCTACTGGATCATCGGCTCGGTAGTGTTCGCCATTGTGTCGGTCCTGACCATGGTGACCTTCATCGGCGAAGGGATCCGCGAAGCGTTCGATCCGAAAAAGTACACCCGGTATGTCTGA
- a CDS encoding extracellular solute-binding protein, with translation MKQLLMALLLTVLMVLFQSGALATELPSGLKWISNSDQPLFADSRAKPGGTYRLHISSFPLTLRTIGPDANGSFRPFLLDGNPALLQQQPNTRAFLPAIAKQWAFGDDHQTLYFRLDEHARWSDGEPITSRDFAFVFDYMRSEHAKAPWYKEHFTNKVAGITVYDPYTFALHSADPLADDELLMRLNIMPRPAHFYPGGQLPKDFVRRYNWKAEPVTGPYYVSKIRKGRAIHLEKVDNWWGYANRYYQYRYNVDKIILKVIRDTDIALKYFERGKLDAYNMIFPSLWHNKAKGPLYDQGYIHKSWLYNKSPQGAAGVWLNLQAPLMASDAIRHGIAHALNVPKMIAVALRGDYVHQQSFGSGYGDYDNPEIQAKAFDPAQAAEYFRQAGFKHLDSDGIRINDQGERLSITLTYRTKMHTARVVVLKEEAKKAGLEIELKLVDGATGFKSLLEKKHQAAFLGMGTGPLPVYWQFFHSANAKPQTNNFTNYADPAMDRLIEAFDTEFDVRRKAGLSRQILQKIAECDCVIPTYAVPFSRGAHWRYVKLPQGLGTELSRDILDANRIELGLFWIDLDEKRATKQALDDEHAFEPVTTIDRRFTQG, from the coding sequence ATGAAACAATTATTGATGGCCTTGCTGCTCACTGTCCTGATGGTGCTGTTTCAGAGCGGTGCGCTGGCCACAGAGCTCCCGTCGGGGCTCAAGTGGATATCCAACTCGGATCAGCCGCTGTTTGCCGACAGCCGGGCCAAGCCGGGCGGCACTTACCGGCTGCACATTTCAAGCTTTCCGCTCACCCTTCGAACCATCGGCCCCGACGCCAACGGCAGCTTTCGCCCCTTCCTGCTCGATGGCAACCCGGCGCTACTGCAGCAACAACCCAATACCCGGGCGTTTCTGCCGGCAATTGCCAAACAATGGGCCTTTGGTGACGATCACCAAACCCTTTATTTCCGGCTTGATGAGCATGCCCGCTGGAGCGACGGCGAGCCCATCACCAGCCGGGATTTTGCCTTTGTGTTCGACTACATGAGAAGCGAACATGCCAAGGCGCCGTGGTACAAGGAGCACTTCACCAACAAAGTGGCGGGGATCACTGTCTACGACCCGTACACCTTTGCTCTCCACTCTGCCGATCCCCTGGCGGACGATGAATTGCTCATGCGCTTGAACATCATGCCCAGACCGGCGCACTTCTATCCGGGCGGACAGCTGCCGAAAGATTTCGTCCGCCGTTATAACTGGAAAGCCGAGCCTGTGACCGGGCCGTATTACGTGAGCAAAATCCGCAAAGGCCGGGCGATTCATCTGGAAAAAGTCGACAATTGGTGGGGCTATGCCAACCGGTATTACCAGTACCGCTACAACGTCGACAAAATTATTCTCAAGGTGATCCGCGATACCGACATTGCGCTGAAATACTTTGAGCGCGGTAAACTGGACGCTTACAACATGATCTTTCCGTCGCTGTGGCATAACAAAGCCAAAGGGCCACTGTATGATCAGGGTTACATTCACAAATCCTGGCTTTATAACAAGTCGCCGCAAGGCGCGGCCGGCGTGTGGCTGAATCTGCAGGCGCCGCTGATGGCCAGTGACGCCATCCGCCACGGTATCGCCCATGCGCTGAATGTCCCGAAAATGATTGCGGTTGCGCTGCGCGGGGATTATGTCCACCAGCAAAGCTTCGGCTCCGGTTATGGTGACTACGATAACCCGGAGATCCAGGCGAAAGCCTTTGATCCGGCCCAGGCTGCCGAGTATTTCCGGCAAGCCGGGTTCAAGCACCTGGACAGCGACGGCATCCGCATCAACGATCAAGGAGAGCGCCTGAGCATCACCCTGACCTATCGCACCAAAATGCATACGGCACGGGTGGTGGTGCTGAAAGAGGAAGCCAAAAAAGCCGGACTGGAGATTGAACTCAAACTGGTGGACGGTGCCACCGGGTTCAAATCCCTGCTAGAGAAAAAACATCAGGCAGCATTTCTGGGGATGGGAACGGGGCCTCTGCCGGTCTATTGGCAGTTCTTTCACTCCGCCAATGCCAAACCGCAGACCAACAACTTCACCAACTACGCCGATCCGGCCATGGACCGGCTGATTGAAGCATTCGACACTGAATTCGATGTCCGCCGTAAAGCCGGGCTCTCGCGCCAGATCCTGCAGAAAATTGCCGAGTGCGACTGCGTGATCCCGACCTATGCCGTACCGTTTTCCCGCGGTGCCCACTGGCGTTATGTGAAGCTGCCGCAAGGCCTGGGCACCGAATTATCCCGCGATATCCTCGATGCCAACCGGATCGAGCTCGGCCTGTTCTGGATCGATCTGGACGAGAAAAGAGCGACTAAGCAAGCGCTGGACGATGAGCACGCCTTTGAGCCCGTGACGACCATCGACAGACGATTTACCCAGGGATAA
- a CDS encoding ABC transporter ATP-binding protein: MRDTESNILTIKDLETTFTTDEGDIKVLDGVSFTVAQGKTIGVVGESGCGKSVTAASIMGLLPRPYGKVTGGTIIYQGIDLVKMVPTELYQTRGAKISMIFQDPMTALNPVHTIGRQLCEVYELHQPELSKTERKQAALAMLQQVGIPAAEQRFHVYPHELSGGMRQRVMIAMALACKPDILIADEPTTALDVTVQAQILALMRTIQAENNMAIIFITHDLGVVAEMCDDVVVMYAGRVVERADVFTLFESPQHPYTQGLLRSIPRLDGQPKTKLETIPGSVPSLREMPSGCRFRNRCHDQSARCGETVPQPQTVSPGHDVSCLMINEVNHG, from the coding sequence ATGCGTGATACAGAAAGCAATATCCTGACCATCAAAGATTTAGAAACTACCTTCACCACAGACGAAGGGGATATCAAAGTACTCGACGGCGTCTCATTCACGGTCGCCCAAGGCAAAACCATCGGGGTGGTCGGTGAATCCGGCTGCGGCAAAAGTGTCACCGCGGCATCCATCATGGGGCTGCTTCCCCGCCCTTACGGCAAAGTGACCGGCGGTACCATCATTTACCAGGGCATCGATCTGGTTAAGATGGTCCCGACCGAACTCTATCAGACCCGCGGCGCCAAGATCTCGATGATTTTCCAGGATCCGATGACCGCCCTGAACCCGGTCCACACCATCGGCCGCCAGCTCTGTGAAGTCTACGAGCTGCACCAACCGGAGCTGTCCAAAACCGAGCGCAAACAAGCGGCCCTGGCAATGCTGCAGCAAGTCGGCATCCCTGCCGCCGAGCAGCGTTTTCATGTTTATCCGCATGAGCTTTCCGGCGGGATGCGCCAGCGGGTGATGATTGCGATGGCCCTCGCCTGCAAACCGGACATCCTGATTGCCGATGAGCCGACTACCGCGCTTGATGTGACGGTTCAAGCCCAGATCCTGGCGTTGATGCGCACCATCCAGGCCGAGAACAATATGGCCATCATCTTTATCACCCACGATTTGGGCGTGGTTGCCGAGATGTGTGATGACGTTGTCGTGATGTATGCGGGGCGGGTGGTCGAACGCGCCGATGTATTTACCCTGTTTGAATCCCCGCAACATCCCTATACCCAGGGGCTGCTGCGCTCCATTCCCCGCCTTGATGGTCAACCGAAAACCAAGCTGGAAACCATCCCCGGCTCGGTCCCTTCACTCCGGGAAATGCCTTCCGGCTGCCGGTTCCGCAACCGCTGCCATGACCAGAGCGCGCGGTGCGGCGAAACCGTCCCGCAGCCGCAGACCGTCTCCCCGGGGCACGATGTGAGCTGCCTGATGATCAACGAGGTGAACCATGGCTGA
- a CDS encoding ABC transporter ATP-binding protein, with product MAETILKLVDLKQHYPVRGSLFRKAKSVYAVDGVSFEVNAGETLGLVGESGCGKSSVGRTLLKLHEPTAGQIIYNGRDITDLSASEMVSLRKEMQIIFQDPMESLNSRHTIGTILAEPFEIHGIGLPDEREVWVQELLQKVGLPASAASRYPHEFSGGQRQRIGIARAIALNPKLIVCDEAVSALDVSVQSQIINLLLELQKQMNLALIFIAHDLSVVRHISDQIAVMYLGRIVEISDTETLFRHPRHPYTQALIAAIPIPDPRQRGKQLLLQGDVPSPMNPPPGCHFASRCPQATALCSQSYPALTELGITEPLAPEHGVRHQVACHLASPA from the coding sequence ATGGCTGAAACGATCCTGAAATTAGTTGATTTGAAACAGCACTATCCGGTCCGCGGCTCACTGTTTCGGAAAGCCAAATCCGTCTATGCCGTCGATGGCGTGTCTTTTGAAGTCAACGCCGGCGAAACCCTGGGGCTGGTCGGTGAGTCCGGCTGCGGAAAAAGTTCGGTCGGGCGAACCCTGCTCAAACTTCACGAGCCCACGGCCGGGCAGATCATCTATAACGGGCGGGATATCACCGACCTGAGCGCCTCGGAAATGGTTTCCCTACGCAAAGAGATGCAAATTATCTTTCAGGATCCGATGGAGAGCCTCAACAGCCGTCACACCATCGGGACAATCCTCGCAGAGCCTTTCGAGATCCACGGTATCGGCCTGCCGGATGAGCGGGAAGTCTGGGTTCAGGAATTACTGCAAAAGGTCGGGCTGCCGGCTTCTGCGGCCAGCCGATATCCGCATGAATTTTCCGGCGGCCAGCGCCAGCGGATCGGCATCGCCCGGGCCATCGCTCTGAATCCGAAGCTGATTGTCTGCGACGAAGCGGTATCAGCACTCGATGTATCGGTCCAGTCGCAAATCATCAATCTGCTGCTCGAGCTGCAAAAGCAAATGAACCTGGCACTGATCTTCATTGCTCACGACCTCTCGGTGGTGCGACATATCTCCGATCAGATCGCCGTGATGTACCTGGGACGCATCGTCGAAATCAGTGATACCGAGACGCTGTTCCGCCACCCGCGACATCCCTATACCCAGGCGCTGATCGCCGCAATCCCAATCCCGGATCCACGCCAACGAGGGAAGCAGTTGCTGCTGCAGGGCGATGTGCCGTCGCCGATGAACCCACCACCGGGTTGCCACTTCGCTTCCCGCTGCCCGCAAGCAACAGCGTTGTGCTCACAAAGTTATCCGGCACTGACGGAGTTGGGCATCACTGAACCGTTAGCCCCTGAACACGGCGTACGTCACCAGGTGGCCTGTCATCTGGCATCACCCGCCTGA
- a CDS encoding helix-turn-helix domain-containing protein produces MRAAKSEYLLAALRNIIKTKGLTYKELAERLGVPLSTFKRHLYSPNITLEKLLDYCQEVETSLEELQKLAIKLQHDNDSFFSHTQDEIFYQFPQLYDFYRELRHLRQQDSYTYMRKKYGLNKSSTYAYLRALEMLGLVKLAEDNKIQLVGPFYYRFSENSKLSHKYKTILKAQALDNPDCVRVGFSRMYLKEGQLEELNKLLAKEILKYHSENMQDNETEKDLLRNVLLFVTQHQPLVFSEGIGALPHSFLQDVKTAIARCETSGA; encoded by the coding sequence ATGCGCGCAGCTAAATCAGAGTATCTACTGGCGGCACTGAGAAACATCATCAAAACCAAGGGGCTGACCTATAAAGAGCTGGCCGAGCGGTTAGGCGTTCCCCTGTCGACCTTTAAGCGTCATTTGTATAGCCCGAATATTACTCTGGAGAAGCTGCTGGACTATTGCCAGGAGGTGGAAACCAGCCTGGAAGAATTGCAAAAACTGGCGATCAAGCTTCAGCATGATAACGACAGTTTTTTCAGCCATACCCAGGATGAGATTTTCTACCAATTCCCCCAGCTGTATGACTTTTATCGCGAATTACGCCACCTGCGTCAGCAAGATAGTTATACGTATATGCGCAAGAAATATGGTCTGAATAAGTCCTCAACGTATGCCTACCTGCGTGCTCTGGAGATGCTGGGGTTGGTGAAACTGGCTGAAGATAATAAGATCCAGTTGGTTGGCCCTTTTTATTATCGCTTTTCCGAAAACTCCAAGTTGAGTCACAAATACAAAACGATCCTCAAAGCGCAGGCGCTGGATAACCCGGATTGTGTCCGGGTGGGGTTCTCCCGGATGTACCTCAAAGAAGGGCAGCTTGAAGAACTCAATAAACTGCTGGCGAAAGAGATCCTCAAATATCACAGTGAAAATATGCAGGACAATGAGACCGAGAAGGATTTATTGCGCAATGTCCTGCTGTTCGTGACCCAGCATCAACCGCTGGTATTCTCTGAAGGCATTGGTGCATTGCCGCATTCATTCTTGCAGGATGTCAAAACAGCCATTGCCCGCTGTGAAACATCGGGGGCATGA
- a CDS encoding LacI family DNA-binding transcriptional regulator, with protein MASIQDVASLAGVHRSTVSRIINGEGKFRADTKRKVEMAMAELNYRPSAIARSLATASSNMAGLLVTYYTGGFFGEMMEQVQAELDNHNKFLITAQGHLSAEGEREAIRRFHHLRCEGYVLNSRYLPDDELHLLAQEPTPFVLLDRQVAGLESRCITFNHRLAAKQAVSYLIAQGHRKIACISGSLSRASSFQRYQGYVEALQEAGITQADGWAEEGNYSRESGYRAAQSIYQACPDITALFSCSEEMTLGALLFFHQHNVAIPQQLSLISFDSVGLCASLYPPVSEVHFPIRDMAQAAVQLLVSQIHGQPVEMRCHFQPELRLRDSVRPLPAVDGL; from the coding sequence ATGGCAAGTATTCAAGATGTCGCATCTCTGGCAGGGGTGCACCGTTCCACCGTATCACGGATCATCAATGGCGAAGGCAAGTTTCGCGCGGATACCAAACGCAAAGTTGAGATGGCCATGGCAGAGCTCAATTATCGCCCCAGTGCGATTGCCCGCTCTTTGGCGACCGCTTCTTCGAACATGGCCGGCCTGCTGGTCACGTATTATACCGGTGGTTTTTTCGGTGAAATGATGGAGCAGGTCCAGGCCGAGCTTGATAACCACAATAAGTTTCTGATCACCGCGCAGGGCCACTTGTCTGCGGAAGGAGAGCGGGAGGCGATCCGGCGTTTTCATCATTTGCGCTGTGAAGGGTATGTATTGAATAGCCGTTACCTGCCGGATGATGAATTGCACCTTCTGGCACAGGAGCCGACACCATTTGTTTTGCTGGATCGGCAGGTTGCCGGGCTGGAGTCGCGCTGTATCACTTTTAATCACAGGCTGGCCGCGAAGCAGGCGGTCAGTTATCTCATTGCGCAGGGCCATCGTAAGATTGCCTGTATCTCTGGCTCTTTGAGTCGCGCCAGTAGTTTTCAGCGCTATCAAGGCTATGTTGAGGCTTTGCAGGAAGCCGGTATCACCCAGGCGGACGGATGGGCTGAAGAGGGCAACTATAGTCGTGAGAGTGGTTATCGGGCTGCGCAGTCGATTTATCAGGCGTGTCCCGACATCACGGCGCTGTTTTCCTGTAGTGAAGAGATGACTCTGGGGGCCTTACTATTTTTTCATCAGCATAATGTCGCCATTCCTCAGCAACTGTCTTTGATCAGCTTTGATAGTGTGGGCCTGTGTGCCAGCCTGTATCCGCCGGTTTCAGAAGTTCATTTTCCGATCCGTGACATGGCGCAGGCGGCAGTGCAGCTGCTGGTGAGCCAAATTCACGGGCAGCCGGTAGAGATGCGTTGTCATTTTCAGCCGGAGCTGCGATTGCGTGACAGTGTGCGTCCGTTGCCGGCCGTGGACGGTTTATAA
- the chbG gene encoding chitin disaccharide deacetylase gives MYVIFNADDFGLTPGVNLGIVEACRKGVVRSTTLMVGMPAEQQAIALAHQEPRLKVGLHLRFTLGKPLTAAPSLVGDDGLFFRGERFWAQRGFSRQQVADEVIAQLEAFMASGLQLSHVDSHHHAHSHPEILPVVAEIVRDYRVPLRASGHQDGVSPACRYMFEHHFYGSDLNVDGLVELIQRHRGQCDVLEVMTHPAYVDQALLDISSYHVERANELAILTAPELIEALAALDIQITDFSVLAEKYHR, from the coding sequence ATGTATGTCATTTTTAATGCAGATGATTTTGGGCTGACCCCCGGCGTTAACCTGGGTATTGTTGAGGCTTGCAGAAAGGGAGTCGTTCGCTCGACCACCCTGATGGTCGGGATGCCGGCAGAGCAACAGGCCATAGCTCTGGCCCACCAGGAACCCCGGCTGAAAGTGGGACTTCACCTGCGCTTTACGTTAGGGAAGCCGCTCACCGCGGCGCCTTCATTGGTTGGGGATGATGGCTTGTTTTTTCGTGGTGAACGGTTTTGGGCGCAGCGTGGATTTTCCAGGCAACAGGTGGCTGATGAAGTGATTGCACAGCTGGAGGCCTTTATGGCCAGTGGTTTGCAACTGAGCCATGTTGACAGCCACCACCATGCGCATTCACATCCGGAAATTTTGCCGGTTGTGGCAGAGATCGTGCGTGATTATCGCGTACCACTTCGCGCGAGTGGTCACCAGGATGGGGTTAGTCCAGCTTGTCGCTACATGTTTGAACACCACTTTTACGGTTCGGATCTCAATGTTGATGGCTTGGTTGAGTTGATTCAGCGTCACCGAGGTCAGTGTGATGTGCTGGAGGTGATGACGCACCCAGCCTATGTTGATCAGGCGCTGCTGGATATCAGTTCTTATCATGTCGAGCGGGCAAATGAGTTGGCGATCCTGACCGCCCCTGAGCTGATCGAAGCGTTGGCGGCATTGGACATTCAGATCACTGACTTTTCGGTCCTCGCTGAAAAATATCACCGTTGA
- a CDS encoding 6-phospho-beta-glucosidase — MTKSPLKLAIIGGGSSYTPELVEGVLKRLDRIPVKEMHFVDVEAGKEKLAVIEALTRRMVDKAGADMTVTASMDRRAAIQGADFVMTQFRVGGLQARANDERIPLKYDVIGQETTGPGGFAKALRTIPVILDICQDIEELAPNAWMLNFTNPAGLVTEAVQKYTRVKTIGLCNVPVSMKMMIAEMMDCQPQELTLECAGLNHLVWAHRAWLRGQDITADVLKKVGDGASYSMKNISEEPWDPDFLNALGAIPCPYHRYFYQTEAMLAEEKATALKEGTRAEQVMKTERELFELYSSEALAEKPEQLEKRGGAYYSDASLNLVDAIYNDQKSLHVVNVRNDGTIPSLPDDVVIECSAVVGSWGARPIVVGRLGPQVLGLISQVKAYEQLTVEAAVHGDYDKGLMALASNPLVPDIDKAKLILDEILKTNHDYLPQFRH, encoded by the coding sequence ATGACTAAATCTCCGCTGAAACTCGCCATTATCGGAGGTGGCAGTAGCTATACCCCTGAGTTGGTTGAAGGCGTTTTAAAACGGCTCGATCGGATCCCGGTGAAAGAGATGCATTTCGTTGATGTGGAAGCGGGGAAAGAGAAGCTGGCCGTGATTGAAGCGCTCACCCGGCGTATGGTGGACAAAGCAGGGGCGGATATGACCGTGACAGCGTCCATGGATCGCCGGGCTGCGATCCAGGGGGCAGATTTCGTGATGACGCAATTTCGCGTCGGCGGGCTCCAGGCCCGAGCCAACGATGAGCGGATCCCGTTGAAATATGATGTGATTGGTCAGGAAACCACAGGGCCGGGCGGATTTGCCAAGGCGCTGCGGACGATCCCGGTGATCCTGGATATCTGTCAAGATATTGAGGAATTGGCCCCCAACGCCTGGATGCTGAACTTTACCAACCCGGCCGGCTTGGTGACGGAGGCGGTGCAGAAGTATACCCGGGTGAAGACCATCGGGCTGTGTAATGTGCCGGTTTCGATGAAAATGATGATAGCCGAGATGATGGACTGCCAGCCGCAGGAACTGACGCTGGAATGTGCCGGGTTGAACCATCTGGTGTGGGCACACCGGGCCTGGCTGCGAGGTCAGGATATTACCGCAGACGTGTTGAAGAAAGTCGGGGACGGTGCCAGCTACAGCATGAAAAATATCAGTGAAGAGCCCTGGGATCCGGATTTTCTCAATGCGTTGGGGGCGATTCCTTGTCCATACCATCGCTACTTCTATCAGACTGAAGCGATGTTGGCAGAGGAGAAAGCCACGGCGCTGAAGGAAGGCACCCGGGCGGAGCAGGTGATGAAGACGGAGCGGGAGCTGTTTGAGCTATACAGCAGTGAAGCGTTAGCAGAGAAACCCGAGCAGCTCGAGAAACGAGGTGGCGCCTATTATTCGGATGCTTCATTGAACTTGGTGGATGCGATTTATAATGATCAGAAGTCCCTCCATGTCGTCAACGTGCGCAATGACGGGACCATTCCGTCGCTCCCGGATGATGTGGTGATCGAGTGTAGTGCGGTGGTCGGCAGCTGGGGCGCTCGACCGATTGTTGTGGGCCGGTTAGGGCCGCAGGTTTTAGGCTTGATCAGTCAGGTGAAAGCCTATGAGCAGCTGACGGTGGAAGCGGCAGTTCATGGTGATTATGACAAAGGATTGATGGCGCTGGCGAGTAACCCGCTGGTCCCGGATATCGACAAGGCGAAGTTGATCTTAGATGAGATCCTCAAAACCAATCATGATTATTTGCCACAGTTCCGCCATTAA
- a CDS encoding PTS lactose/cellobiose transporter subunit IIA, which yields MDQEAVVMEIIVNAGEARSLCYEALGKAKKQELDQARDLLKQAKGCLNKAHLTQTQLIEADQGEGKVPMTLVMVHAQDHLMTTILAHELVTEMVGMYENLAK from the coding sequence ATGGATCAAGAAGCAGTTGTGATGGAAATTATCGTCAATGCCGGTGAAGCGCGCAGCCTGTGCTATGAAGCGTTGGGCAAGGCGAAAAAGCAAGAGCTGGACCAGGCACGTGATTTACTGAAACAGGCCAAAGGGTGCCTCAACAAAGCACACCTGACCCAAACCCAGCTCATTGAAGCGGATCAGGGCGAAGGGAAAGTCCCCATGACATTGGTGATGGTGCATGCACAAGATCACCTGATGACGACCATCCTGGCCCATGAGCTGGTGACCGAGATGGTTGGCATGTACGAAAACCTGGCGAAATAA